GGCGGGCGGAGTCATCCAGATACGCACCGAAGGGTCCCCGGACACGCCGCTGGAGGTCACCCCCCGTTTCATAACCGGCTCCCACGGCCTGCGCCGCATACAGGGCAAGGCGGCCGGCAGTTCGGGCGACTACCGGTTTCTCGTAAACTACAATACGCTCTGGTTCGACGGTTTTCGGGACCATGCCTTCGCGCGATCGACCGGAATCAATTCGATCGGGAAACGGATGATCGGCGAAACCTGGACCGTGACGACCGTGGCCAATTACTACAACGCCCCATACCAGTACAACCCGAGCTCTCTAGACAAGGCCACGGCCGAGTCGGACCCCGCCAGCGCGAGGGCCTTCGTTCAGCGACAGGGCGCGTCCAAGAAGGTCAGGCAGGTCCAGGGCGGCCTGTCCCTGCGTTACGAGGCGCCCGGGTCCCAGGGGGAGATCACGGTATTCGGGATGGGACGCACGCTGTTCAATCCCATCCCGGGCCGGATCATCGACCTGGACCGCATGGCCGGGGGAATTCGGGGAGTGTACAGCCGCGAGGGAAGGATCGGAAACAGCGGATTCCGGATGACGGCCGGAGTAGACCTGGAGATACAGCGCGACGAACGGCGTGAATTCGGCAACGGCGGCATTCCGGGCGACCTCGTGGGCACGCTGGACGACGCCCGCGTTTTCGACGAAATCTCCCGCGGCGACAAGCGGCTGGACCAGGACGAAGGCGTCGATGGTCTCGGCCCCTTCGTGGAACTGGAATGGTCACCCGGGCCCGATATATCCGTGACCGCTGGCGGGCGGTACGACCGGTTTCGATACGAGGCGGCGGATCGGTTTCTGAAGGATCAGACCGACGATTCGGGAACGCGGAACATGGCGCAGTTCAGTCCCCACCTGGGCTTGGCTTTCCGGCCCGCCCCGCTCACGGCGGTGTACGGCAATTTCTCCACCGCTTTCCAGACGCCGACCACCACGGAACTCAGCAACCAGCCCACACAGGCCGGCGGTTTCAACCCGAATCTCGAGCCCGAACGGCTTCGCGGCTTCGAAGCGGGCGTAAAGGGATTCCTGCCCGATGCCGGATTGGCCTATGACGCGGCCCTCTTCGCCTTCGGCATCCGCAACATGCTCCAGCCCTTTCAAGTCGACGATCCGGAGACGGACGAGATCTTTTATCGTAACGCGGGAGAGACGAGCAACCGGGGTATTGAACTGAAAGTGACCTGGTCCCCCCGTCCCGGGTTCGACCTCTCGCTGGCCTACACGGGCATGCAGTTCGAATTCAGCAATTTCGAGGTGGAGCGCGAGGTCGACGGAAGCACGCGGCGGTACCAACTGTCCGGCAACGAAGTGCCCGGCGTACCGCCCCATCACCTGTTCGCCGGTCTGGCCTACGCCCACCCCGGCACCGGTTCCTTCGTCGAACTGAACGCCCAGTGGACCGCGGAGTATTTCGCCAATGACTTCAACGGTCCCGCGCCAGGGAGTGAGAAACCGGAATCCGATTTTGTGAACGACGGCTACGGCCTCGTTGATTTTCGCATGGGAATCGAGTACAATAGCGACGGGGTCGGCGGAATTCTGTTCGCCGGCGTCAACAATCTGTTCGACGCGCGATATAACGGATCCGTCGTGCCCAACGCCTTCGGGGACCGCTTCTTCGAACCCGCAGCCGGCCGGACATGGTATATCGGACTGGGCCTTCCCGTAGGCGTCGGTTCGAGATAGCGGCTCGATTGCCTGCGTGATTGTTTCGGAGTATGATCCGTTCCAGAAGCCACAGGAGTAGTCCATGAACTCGTTTCTACGCGTACTCGGCCAGATCGCCTTCGTCATCGTTCTCGATGCCATAGTAATCGGCCTGATCTACTACGAAGCGGAACGATCGAAAGTCGCACTGGCCAATGCCAGGGCCGAAGCAGCCAAGCCCGTGACGATGTACGACCCGCGGACAGGGCTGGAGCTGAACCATCGGACCAGGCTGATCATGGGCGACGGCTATCCCGTGGTGGAACGGGAATGCGCCCAGTGCCACCCCACCCAGATCATCCGCTCTTACCGGGCGAACCGCGCGGAATGGCTGGACGCTATCCGGTGGATGCAGGCGGAAAAGGGACTGAAAAAGTTCGATCAGAAGACCGAAGAGACCATTCTGACCTATCTGGAAAACTACTACGGCAAGTAACCCTACCGATGGCCCATCAGGTCGACACCGAAATCGATGCCATAGAATACGCCTTTGACCGGGGCTGGTCGGACGGCCTGCCCGTCGTGCCGCCTACCCGCGATCGCATCGACCGGATGCTGGCCGCGCACGGTCTGGAGCCTGACCGGGAAATCGGACGGGTACCCGAACGAAACCGGACCATCACCGCGGAACTGGTTGCGGCCAACTCGGTGATGGCCGGTTGCACAGATACGCTTTTTCCCGTCGTCCTGGCCGCGGTGGAGGCCGTACTGAACCCTGAATTCAATGTCGTCGGTCCATCGGCCAGCACGGGCGGAGCCGCACCGCTGGTCATCGTTCACGGTCCCGCCGTGGCGAAGCTCGGCTTCAACACGGAAACCGCCGTGCTCGGCGCCGGGAACCGGGCCAACCTCACGGTGGGCCGAGCCCTGAACCTCGTCATCCGTAACGGGATAGGAAGCGTGCCCGGAGACCTGGACCGGGCGACCGTAGCCCATGCCGGACGCATCGCGTACTGCCTGCCCGAAGCGCGATGCGATGGGTGGCCGACGCTGGGGGACGATCTGGGGGTTCCTTCGGGAACAAGCGCCGTTACGGTTCTCGCCGCGGAAGCTCCGCACTCCGTGGCCGACCACGTCCACCACGAACCCATGGGCCTGGCGGCATCCTTTGCGAAAGTCGCCAGGGCGACCAACTATGCCGGGGCCGCCATCGTGTTCGTCATCTGCCCGGAACATCGGTCGGTCTTCAGTCAGGCCGGATGGACGCGGGCGATGATCCGTGAGGCGCTTTTCGACCGCACCACGACCACGGGCAGGGAGATCCGCTTCACGGGCCGGCACGACGACCTGGACCCCGATGGACGCATCACGTTGACGCCGGCCAAAGAGGATATCTGGATCGTCTTCGCGGGAGGCACCGCGGGCGGGCACTCCGCCGTGATCCCTCCGTGGCTGGGATCAGGCAGGGGCGTCGGATCCAGGCCGGTGACCAAGTATATACATGTATCTACGGATGCCTGACCAAAAGAGCCTGGGGAAAATCCGCCAGGAACGAATGAAGCGGGAAGGATGAATATGCCTGTAACCCTCGTCGACCCCACCGCCTCCGCCGGTCCGGCGGCCCTCCGGCATGCCCGCCGGCCGTTGGGGTCCCTGCACACCGTAGCCGCGCTTGTGGGCAATGGCAAACCCAACTCCGACGTGATCCTGCGGGGCGTGTTCGAGGGGTTCAGGAAGCGCCTCGCCCATCCCGTGGAAGCCGTCGAGTACACCAAAGAAAGCGCAAGCCGGGTCCTGTCGCCCGACATGACCGATCTGATCGTTCGAAGATGTAATTTCGCCCTGGTGGGCGTCGGCGACTGAGGCTCCTGCAGCGCGTGCAGCATGCACGATGCCCTCACGCTGGAGAACCACGGACTGCCGTCCGCACTGCTGTGCACATCCAGCTTCGCGCATACCGCGCGGGTCATGGCGGAGCAGTTGGGACAGGGAGATTATCCCATCATCGAGATCGAGCACCCCATCGGCAGACTGGACGGAGACGGGATCACCGAACGGGTCGAACAGGCCCTTGGCCGCGCAGCCGATCTATTGTTGTAAGATTATGCGGGGCTGTTAGTTCCAGCGACAACTTGAAATGTTACTTCAGGAGGAAATCCATGAAGCAGTCGTGCAGATTCATCCTGGCCGCCTGCCTGCTGGCCGGGGTGATCGCCCACAGTGCGCGGGCCCAGCAGACGACGCCGCAGGCGGGACTCCGAGAGAACCCGTCGCGCGTACACGCCCTCGAGAATGCGCGAGTGTATGTGCGGCCCGACCTCGTCATCGAGGGAGGCACCGTGGTCGTCCGGGACGGCCTGATCGTGGAGACGGGAGTGTCGGTCGAGGTCCCGTCGGACGCCCGCAGATGGGACTATTCGGGCATGACCATCTATCCGGGCCTGATCGAGATGTTTACCCAGGCGGGACTGCCGGGAAAGGCTGAAGACAATATCGCGGGATCCTCCTACTGGAACCCCGCCGTCCGTCCCGAGCGCGCGGCCGCCGAAGCGTACCGAATCAATGAAGCGGAGATCGTGAGACTGCGGAAATCCGGATTCGCGGCGGCCATGGTGGTGGCGGACCGCGGCGTGTTTGCGGGAAGCAGCGCAGTGGTCAAGCTCGGTGCCGGAACGCCCAACGAGAACGTCCTGAAGCGCGATGTCTTTCAGCATATCCGCATGAAGCGAAACCGAAACCGCACCTACCCGGCGGCCATGATGGGCGTGGCGGCCCTGATGCGCCAGACGATCCTGGACGCGCAGTGGTTCCGGGACGCCCACGCCGCCTATGCATCGAATCCGCGGCAGGACAGACCGGAGGAGAACGACGCGCTGGCGGCACTGGATGATGTGGTCGCCCGGAACCAAGCCGTCCTCATGAGTGTCGACGACGACCACGCCTTCCTGCGGGCCGCCCGGCTGGCGGAGGAGTTCGGACTGCGATTCCTCGTCAGGGGCAGCGGCCATGAGTACCGGATGCTGGACGCGGTCCGGGCCGCTGGCGTCCCCGTCATCCTGCCCATTGACTTTCCCCGGTCCGAGGCGCTGTCCGTCTCGACGCCCGAAGACGCTTCGAACGTGACGCTGGAAACGCTGCGGCACTGGGATCTGGCCCCGGGGAATCCGGGCCGATTGCATCGCGCGGGAATCCCAATCGCGTTGAGCAGCACGAGACTGGCGAGAAGCACCGATTTTCATGATCGCGTGCGGGAGGCCATAGCGCACGGGCTCGATTATGAAGCCGCGCTGGCGGCGCTCACCACGACCCCGGCATCTATGCTCGGGATCAGCCGGCAACTCGGAACCCTGGAACCCGGAAAACTGGCCAGCATGACCATCACCGACGGACCCCTCTTTGGCGAGAACGTGAACGTGCAGGACGTGTGGGTCGCCGGCGACCGCTACGTGGTGACGCCCCGCCCAGCCGTCGATCCCCGCGGCGGGTGGATGGTCATCCTGAAGGGTGACAGCCTGTCCCTGTCTATCAATGGTTCCCTGAATTCGCCGAAGGGTTCGGTCGATATCGACGGGGCAGCCGTTAAGGCGGACCGCATGGAACTCGATGACGCCCGGATCGCCTTCAGCCTCGAAGACCAGGCACTGGGAGAAGTCGGCGTATGGCGTCTGTCGGGTTCGATCCGGGGAGACCGGATCGCGGGACGGGGCGTCCGCCCGGACGGAGAAAGCGTGACCTGGACCGCGGAACGAACCCGTGCGAGAGAAGCGGAACCGGCCGAAATACCGGAGTCCGTCTCGATGGGCGATGATCCACCGGAACTGTATCCTCCCGGCGCCTTCGGCCGGGAAAGTGCACCGGAGCGGCCGGAGCACATCCTCGTCCGGAACGCCACTGTCTGGACCCTGGACGACCAAGGCAAACTGGAAAACGCGGACCTTCTGATACAGGCGGGTAAAATCGTCGAAGTCGGTACCGGTCTCGCCGCGCCCGGCGGCGCCCTGGAGATCGACGGCACCGGAAAGCATGTTACCCCCGGGATCATCGACGCCCATTCGCACACGGCCATCCTCGAGGGCATTAACGAGGGGACGCAGGCCGTGACCGCCGAGGTGGGCATCGGGGACGTAATCGACAGCTACGACATCGCCATGTACCGGGAACTGGCTGGAGGGCTCACGGTGGCCAATGTGCTGCACGGTTCGGCCAATCCTATCGGGGGCAAGAACCAGATCATCAAGCTGAGGTGGGGAGCCGGCCCGGAGGAACTCAAGTTCACCGAGGCCAAGGCAGGCATCAAGTTCGCCCTGGGCGAAAACGTCAAGCGCAGCAACTGGCGTGTTCTCAGCGACCGGTATCCCCAGACCCGCATGGGCGTCGAACAGATCATCCGCGACCGTTTCCTCGCGGCCCGGGAATACCAGGGGGCCTGGGACCGGTACAACGCTCTGGCGGATAAATCCGGCGTCGTGCCGCCGCGGCGCGATCTCGAACTTGAGACGCTACAGGAGGTCCTCGCCGGAGAACGGCTGGTCCACTGTCACTCCTATCGTCAGGACGAGATCCTGATGCTCATCCGGGTTGCCGACGAGTTCGGTTTCACCATCGGCACCTTCCAGCATGTCCTGGAAGGTTACAAGGTCGCCCCCGAGATCGCCGCCCACGGCGCGGGTGCTTCCGCGTTCAGCGACTGGTGGGCGTTCAAGATCGAAGCCTATGACGCCATTCCCCACAACGGGGCGTTGATGCACGAGGCGGGTGTGCTGGTCACCTTCAACTCCGACAGCGATGAACTGGCCCGGCGCTTGAACACCGAAGCCGCCAAGGCGGTGAAGTATGGCGGGGTCGATGAGGTGGAGGCCCTCAAATTCGTCACGTTGAACGCTGCGATACAACTGGCCATCGATCCCTACGTGGGTTCGCTCGAGCCGGGCAAGGATGCCGATTTCGTGATCTGGAACGGCCATCCCCTGTCCACCTACACGAAATGCGAACAGACCTGGATCGACGGAAGGAAGTACTTCGACATCGACGAGGACAGGGAGATGCGGACAGAAGTGGAGAAGGAACGGACGCGGCTGATCCAGAAACTGCTGAAAGCGCCCGAAACCGACGAAGAAGAAGCGCCGGAGGCGTAGGCGCGGAACACGCCGGTCTCCCGGCGAATGGAGGTTGGAAATGATGGTATTGTCCCGCAGGAGCCATGGAACCGACCCTTCGGCGAAGGGCGCTGCCGGCGCGCGGTGGATGCGAAGGATGATGCCCCGCGCTGCCGGCCCGTGGCGGATGCGAACGATGCTGCTCCTGTTGATTCTGGGGTTGGCGCCGGATCCTGTGGTCCGGGACGCGGCGGCCTCGAAACAGAAGCCGGCCGGACCGCAGGTACAACCCATCGCGTTGACAGGCGGCACCGTCCACACCGTGAGCGGCGCCATCATCGAGGGCGCCACGATACTCTTCGAAGCCGGCGTCATTACCGGAATCGGGACGGACCTGGATCTGCCCGAAAACACTATGGTCGTGGACGTAACGGGGAAGCATGTATATCCGGGGCTGCTCGCGGCGCCGACGAACCTGGGCCTCACGGAGATCGGTTCGGTCCGGGCCACCCAGGATAACGTGGAGATCGGAGACATCACCCCGAGCGTGCGAGCCGTATCCGCCGTGAATCCTGACAGCGAGTATTTTCCGGTCGCCCGGGCGAACGGGATATTGACCGCTCTGACCATGCCGAGCGGTGGACTGATCGCCGGCCTTTCCGGCCTGATCGCGCTGGATGGATGGACCACCGAAGAAATGACCCTGGAGACCACAGCGGGCCTCCATGTGCAGTGGCCTTCCTATCGTATCTTCGACTTTGAGGGTTCCTCCAGCAGGGAGGAGCAGGTCGAAGCGCGCCGGGAAGCCCTGACGAAGCTGCGCGACGCCTTCAGAGAAGCCAGGGCGTACATGATCGCGAAAGAGGCCGAAGAAGCCGGTGGGGCCCCATTCCATCCCTCGGATCTCGGCTGGGACGCGATGATTCCGGTCCTGAGGAAAGAACTACCCGTATTCGTCCACGCCGCGGAAGAAAAGCAGATCCATGCCGCCATCGACTGGGCACTTGCCGAGGACGTACGGATCATCCTGGTCGGAGGCACTGACGCATGGCGGGTTGCGGACCGCGTGAAGGAACACGATATCCCCGTGATCATAGGCGCGGTGCACTACCTGCCCGCGCGCCGGTGGGAACCCTACGACACGCCCTTCACCAACGCACTGAAGTTGCATGAGGCCGGCCTGACCTTCTGCATCGGCCAGGGCGGGGGAGCCTCAAACGTGCGGAACCTGCCCTACCACGCCGCAACCGCGGCAGCCTACGGCCTGCCGAAGGAAGAAGCGCTCAAATCCGTCACCCTTTATCCCGCGCGCATCCTGGGCGTGGAGGACCGATTGGGCTCCCTGGAGACGGGCAAGGACGCCACCCTGATCGTTACCGACGGAGACCCGCTAGAGATCATGACCCGCGTGGACCAAGCCTTCATCCGGGGCCGGCCCGTTGACCTTAGCAGCAAGCACACCGATCTGTACGACAAGTACCGGGCCAGACTGGAACAGTTGAAGTGACGGAAGGCATCTGAACCAGGCACCGCTATGTCCCATTCCATACTCCTCAGCGGCTGCGGCAGCGCCGGAAAGTACGTGGCCCACGTGGCTGAACAGAGCGGTCGTGCCTGGGTGACCGCCCTGTTCGACCCGACCGAAGAGAAGCTTACAGCGACCGGGTCCCTCTATCCCGAAGCCGTTACCGGTGACGACCTCGGGTCGCTCATCGCGGATACGAGTCCGGACATCGTCGCCGTGGCGGGACCGGACCACCTGCACGCCGACCAGACCATCCTGGCCCTGGAACTCGGGGCCCATGCCCTCGTGGAAAAGCCACTGGCCACGACTGTCGCCGATGCCCGGCGCGTGATGGACGCCGCCGAACGGACGGGACTGACCGTGATGACCGATCATACCATCCGGTACATGTATCCGTGGCGGGAGATGTCCCAGACCGCGAGATCGGGCGAAATCGGCGACATCTTCTTCGTCCAGGGCGACTACATCCACGACATGTGGTCCATCTACCATCCCGGCGGACGTGGACATACCCCCTGGCGGATCGACCGGGAGAACCCGCAGAACATACTCCTGGGCGGCGGCTGCCATCCCATCGACAACATCCTGTCCACAGTGGACTCCCCAGTCATCGAAGTTTTCGCCTATGGCAGCAAGCGGTCCGTGCCCGAGTTTCCCTCGGACGACTGCTATATCGTTATGCTGAAATTCGAGAACGGGGTGCTCGGGAAGGTCTTCGTCTCCAGCGGTTGCTCGGGACACGGCATGGGAGGCGGCATGCTGGCCGTCTACGGCACAGACGGCACCCTGTGGAATGGAAAGCTCTACCGGCGCGGCGAGGAACCCGTCACGCTGCCCGATGCATCAAACGATGCGGCGGTGGGAGGACACGGCTGGGGCCGGTCCGTCATCGACTTCCTGGACACGCTCGACGGCAAAATGGAAAACCCGATCCCAGCCCGGGTCGGCGCCCGCGTAGTCGCCGTCT
The sequence above is a segment of the Gemmatimonadota bacterium genome. Coding sequences within it:
- a CDS encoding TonB-dependent receptor, producing MKTILPACVVLLLHVSPAFAWQQSTSDTTDVQVDYVLQPVEITATRYIRDILDVPYAVDRVGRNEIQLGEPGLSLEESVRSLPGIIVHNRNNVSQGDRISIRGLGSRASFGVRGVKVVLDGIPLTMADGQSQLNNLDLTSAGQIEVLRGPSSSLYGNAAGGVIQIRTEGSPDTPLEVTPRFITGSHGLRRIQGKAAGSSGDYRFLVNYNTLWFDGFRDHAFARSTGINSIGKRMIGETWTVTTVANYYNAPYQYNPSSLDKATAESDPASARAFVQRQGASKKVRQVQGGLSLRYEAPGSQGEITVFGMGRTLFNPIPGRIIDLDRMAGGIRGVYSREGRIGNSGFRMTAGVDLEIQRDERREFGNGGIPGDLVGTLDDARVFDEISRGDKRLDQDEGVDGLGPFVELEWSPGPDISVTAGGRYDRFRYEAADRFLKDQTDDSGTRNMAQFSPHLGLAFRPAPLTAVYGNFSTAFQTPTTTELSNQPTQAGGFNPNLEPERLRGFEAGVKGFLPDAGLAYDAALFAFGIRNMLQPFQVDDPETDEIFYRNAGETSNRGIELKVTWSPRPGFDLSLAYTGMQFEFSNFEVEREVDGSTRRYQLSGNEVPGVPPHHLFAGLAYAHPGTGSFVELNAQWTAEYFANDFNGPAPGSEKPESDFVNDGYGLVDFRMGIEYNSDGVGGILFAGVNNLFDARYNGSVVPNAFGDRFFEPAAGRTWYIGLGLPVGVGSR
- a CDS encoding amidohydrolase family protein, with the protein product MKQSCRFILAACLLAGVIAHSARAQQTTPQAGLRENPSRVHALENARVYVRPDLVIEGGTVVVRDGLIVETGVSVEVPSDARRWDYSGMTIYPGLIEMFTQAGLPGKAEDNIAGSSYWNPAVRPERAAAEAYRINEAEIVRLRKSGFAAAMVVADRGVFAGSSAVVKLGAGTPNENVLKRDVFQHIRMKRNRNRTYPAAMMGVAALMRQTILDAQWFRDAHAAYASNPRQDRPEENDALAALDDVVARNQAVLMSVDDDHAFLRAARLAEEFGLRFLVRGSGHEYRMLDAVRAAGVPVILPIDFPRSEALSVSTPEDASNVTLETLRHWDLAPGNPGRLHRAGIPIALSSTRLARSTDFHDRVREAIAHGLDYEAALAALTTTPASMLGISRQLGTLEPGKLASMTITDGPLFGENVNVQDVWVAGDRYVVTPRPAVDPRGGWMVILKGDSLSLSINGSLNSPKGSVDIDGAAVKADRMELDDARIAFSLEDQALGEVGVWRLSGSIRGDRIAGRGVRPDGESVTWTAERTRAREAEPAEIPESVSMGDDPPELYPPGAFGRESAPERPEHILVRNATVWTLDDQGKLENADLLIQAGKIVEVGTGLAAPGGALEIDGTGKHVTPGIIDAHSHTAILEGINEGTQAVTAEVGIGDVIDSYDIAMYRELAGGLTVANVLHGSANPIGGKNQIIKLRWGAGPEELKFTEAKAGIKFALGENVKRSNWRVLSDRYPQTRMGVEQIIRDRFLAAREYQGAWDRYNALADKSGVVPPRRDLELETLQEVLAGERLVHCHSYRQDEILMLIRVADEFGFTIGTFQHVLEGYKVAPEIAAHGAGASAFSDWWAFKIEAYDAIPHNGALMHEAGVLVTFNSDSDELARRLNTEAAKAVKYGGVDEVEALKFVTLNAAIQLAIDPYVGSLEPGKDADFVIWNGHPLSTYTKCEQTWIDGRKYFDIDEDREMRTEVEKERTRLIQKLLKAPETDEEEAPEA
- a CDS encoding amidohydrolase family protein; translated protein: MMVLSRRSHGTDPSAKGAAGARWMRRMMPRAAGPWRMRTMLLLLILGLAPDPVVRDAAASKQKPAGPQVQPIALTGGTVHTVSGAIIEGATILFEAGVITGIGTDLDLPENTMVVDVTGKHVYPGLLAAPTNLGLTEIGSVRATQDNVEIGDITPSVRAVSAVNPDSEYFPVARANGILTALTMPSGGLIAGLSGLIALDGWTTEEMTLETTAGLHVQWPSYRIFDFEGSSSREEQVEARREALTKLRDAFREARAYMIAKEAEEAGGAPFHPSDLGWDAMIPVLRKELPVFVHAAEEKQIHAAIDWALAEDVRIILVGGTDAWRVADRVKEHDIPVIIGAVHYLPARRWEPYDTPFTNALKLHEAGLTFCIGQGGGASNVRNLPYHAATAAAYGLPKEEALKSVTLYPARILGVEDRLGSLETGKDATLIVTDGDPLEIMTRVDQAFIRGRPVDLSSKHTDLYDKYRARLEQLK
- a CDS encoding Gfo/Idh/MocA family oxidoreductase yields the protein MSHSILLSGCGSAGKYVAHVAEQSGRAWVTALFDPTEEKLTATGSLYPEAVTGDDLGSLIADTSPDIVAVAGPDHLHADQTILALELGAHALVEKPLATTVADARRVMDAAERTGLTVMTDHTIRYMYPWREMSQTARSGEIGDIFFVQGDYIHDMWSIYHPGGRGHTPWRIDRENPQNILLGGGCHPIDNILSTVDSPVIEVFAYGSKRSVPEFPSDDCYIVMLKFENGVLGKVFVSSGCSGHGMGGGMLAVYGTDGTLWNGKLYRRGEEPVTLPDASNDAAVGGHGWGRSVIDFLDTLDGKMENPIPARVGARVVAVCEAGLESIRTGLPQKPEWP